A region from the Arthrobacter gengyunqii genome encodes:
- a CDS encoding GntR family transcriptional regulator: MPAEPAPAGLPEPAAAPKDRIEDEIRRDIIFGVLTPGARITEASLARKYGISRVPVREALRTLEAEGFVESRPYAGSTVSNIPVDEADDLFAVRTVVETATARRAAERAGRQLAAGTPDDEWWSARGRVAEILAAGDTAVADGRLERLPELNVRFHLAVAELADSRSLTALLRQLAGKIEWLYAADVDNRGKDSWAEHRVLMTAVDSGDADRAQELMRSHVEQSRAGYLSRFTPVQLPKG, encoded by the coding sequence TTGCCCGCTGAACCGGCACCCGCCGGGCTTCCCGAGCCCGCTGCCGCTCCCAAAGACCGCATCGAAGACGAAATCCGCCGCGACATTATCTTCGGCGTCCTGACGCCCGGCGCCCGGATTACGGAAGCGTCGCTGGCCCGGAAATACGGCATTTCGCGGGTTCCGGTCCGGGAGGCGCTGCGCACCCTTGAAGCGGAGGGATTCGTGGAATCCCGGCCCTACGCCGGTTCCACGGTCTCCAACATTCCGGTGGACGAGGCCGATGACCTCTTCGCTGTCCGGACCGTCGTGGAAACGGCCACTGCACGCCGGGCCGCCGAGCGCGCCGGCAGGCAGCTGGCCGCCGGAACGCCCGACGACGAGTGGTGGTCGGCACGGGGCAGGGTTGCCGAGATTCTGGCCGCCGGAGATACGGCTGTTGCGGACGGCAGGCTGGAAAGGCTGCCGGAGCTGAATGTCCGTTTCCATCTTGCGGTGGCCGAGCTGGCGGACAGCCGCTCGCTCACTGCACTGCTGCGCCAGCTGGCCGGCAAGATCGAATGGCTTTACGCAGCGGACGTGGACAACCGCGGCAAGGACTCCTGGGCCGAGCACCGGGTGCTGATGACCGCCGTCGATTCCGGCGACGCGGACCGCGCGCAGGAACTGATGCGTTCCCATGTGGAGCAGTCCCGCGCCGGCTACCTGAGCCGCTTCACTCCGGTGCAGCTTCCCAAGGGCTAG
- a CDS encoding ABC transporter permease — MAVTETVLPPTPPGTDQGLGTGRGRVLKSLLHNPLGLTGGILLALVILAGLLAPVLAPYSPTQVHFETPFQKPGTVGFLLGTDDLGRDIFSRLLFGIQASLKVGALSVALAVVIGTPLGLLAGYWRWLDGIISRLTDVTLAFPFLIIAVALAAISGPSLTNAAVALGVAQVPTMIRVVRGETLRIKESDFVLGAKTMDASGLRIIFSHVLPNAASAVIVQATVIMPVAVIGEALLSFLGLGIQPPTPSLGIMLSDAQQYIFRSPTAAIFPGLAIAAICLSFNLFGDALRDALDPTNSSRK, encoded by the coding sequence ATGGCTGTTACCGAGACCGTTCTTCCCCCCACCCCGCCCGGAACAGACCAGGGGCTGGGAACCGGGCGCGGCAGGGTCCTCAAATCCCTCCTGCACAACCCGCTGGGACTGACCGGCGGGATCCTGCTGGCACTCGTGATCCTGGCCGGGCTGCTTGCTCCGGTCCTGGCTCCTTACAGCCCAACGCAGGTGCACTTCGAGACACCGTTCCAGAAGCCGGGCACTGTGGGGTTCCTGCTGGGCACCGATGACCTGGGCCGCGACATCTTTTCCCGGCTGCTCTTCGGAATCCAGGCCTCCCTCAAGGTGGGTGCCCTCTCCGTGGCGCTGGCCGTGGTGATCGGCACCCCGCTGGGCCTGCTCGCCGGATACTGGCGCTGGCTGGACGGCATTATTTCCCGCCTCACCGATGTGACACTGGCCTTTCCCTTCCTGATCATTGCCGTGGCACTGGCGGCCATCAGCGGACCCAGCCTCACCAACGCCGCCGTCGCGCTCGGCGTTGCCCAGGTGCCCACCATGATCCGGGTGGTCCGCGGCGAAACCCTGCGCATCAAGGAAAGCGATTTTGTGCTCGGCGCCAAGACCATGGATGCCTCCGGGCTGCGGATCATCTTCAGCCACGTGCTGCCCAACGCCGCTTCCGCCGTCATTGTGCAGGCCACGGTCATCATGCCGGTGGCAGTGATCGGCGAAGCGCTGCTGTCCTTCCTTGGCCTGGGCATCCAGCCTCCCACTCCCAGCCTGGGCATCATGCTCTCGGACGCCCAGCAGTACATCTTCCGCTCACCGACCGCCGCCATCTTCCCGGGCCTGGCCATCGCGGCAATCTGCCTCTCCTTCAACCTTTTCGGGGACGCCCTGCGTGACGCCCTTGACCCCACCAACTCCAGCCGAAAGTGA
- a CDS encoding gamma-glutamyltransferase family protein — MSASTHWLATASSQAVLERGGNAFDAAVAAAFVLHVVEPHLNGPGGDMTGVFVTAENPSEPVVLMGQGAAPAAATPEHYLSEGLELVPGAGALAAAVPAAVDAWLMLLRDHGTWELGDVLSFAVGYARNGHPVVGRVGTTIASVADLFTEHWPTSAAQWMPDGMIPADGDIIRNEAYAVVLDRLTAAGSSAGTREERIEAARREWREGFVARAAVDFLSVPHRHSSGADHAGVMTLEDFASSSASYEPALTYEFRGHTIAKTGPWGQGPALLQTLAILAGYDDEYLDPSTELGAHTILEAQKLAIADREAYYGDADVPMEYLLSEEYAASRRALITDSASHEFRPGTVPGRTPFLPPLRTEYFAPALEGQHAFAGVGEPTVMPTGETRGDTCHVDVVDQWGNMVSATPSGGWLQSSPTIPELGFCLGSRLQMTWLEEGAPSTLAAGKRPRTTLTPTLVLKDGQPVTALGSPGGDQQDQWQLLYLLRTLVGGYSPQQAVDAPALHTTSIPGSFYPRTWTPGGAVVEDRLGDDVIEGLEARGHVVTRAGDWALGRLSSVVSDPATGLLKAAANPRGAQGYAAGR, encoded by the coding sequence ATGAGCGCGTCCACGCATTGGCTGGCCACCGCCTCCTCCCAAGCAGTGTTGGAACGCGGCGGCAACGCCTTTGACGCGGCCGTCGCCGCGGCCTTTGTCCTGCACGTGGTGGAACCGCACCTCAACGGTCCCGGCGGAGACATGACCGGGGTATTCGTCACCGCCGAGAACCCGTCCGAACCGGTGGTCCTGATGGGCCAGGGCGCCGCCCCGGCCGCGGCCACGCCCGAACACTACCTGTCGGAGGGACTGGAGCTGGTACCCGGGGCCGGAGCCCTCGCCGCAGCCGTTCCGGCCGCCGTCGATGCCTGGCTGATGCTGCTGCGGGACCACGGCACCTGGGAACTCGGTGATGTCCTGTCTTTCGCCGTGGGGTACGCCCGCAACGGCCATCCCGTTGTTGGTCGGGTAGGCACCACCATCGCGTCCGTGGCGGACCTCTTCACGGAGCACTGGCCCACCTCGGCCGCCCAGTGGATGCCCGACGGGATGATCCCGGCGGACGGGGACATCATCAGGAACGAAGCGTATGCCGTGGTCCTGGACCGGCTTACGGCAGCAGGCAGCTCCGCGGGCACCCGCGAAGAACGCATCGAGGCAGCCCGCCGCGAATGGCGCGAAGGCTTCGTGGCGCGGGCCGCCGTGGATTTCCTGTCCGTGCCGCACCGGCATTCCTCGGGAGCGGACCACGCCGGCGTCATGACGTTGGAGGACTTCGCGTCCAGCAGCGCGTCGTACGAACCGGCGCTGACCTATGAGTTCCGCGGCCACACGATCGCCAAGACCGGGCCCTGGGGGCAGGGGCCGGCGCTGCTGCAGACGCTGGCGATCCTGGCCGGCTACGACGACGAATATCTGGATCCCTCCACCGAGTTGGGCGCGCACACCATCCTGGAGGCGCAGAAGCTCGCCATCGCAGACCGCGAGGCCTACTACGGCGACGCCGATGTTCCGATGGAGTACCTGCTCAGCGAGGAATACGCCGCCTCCCGCCGCGCCTTGATCACGGACAGCGCCTCGCACGAATTCCGCCCCGGCACGGTGCCCGGGCGCACGCCGTTCCTTCCGCCGCTGCGCACCGAGTACTTCGCGCCTGCACTGGAAGGGCAGCATGCCTTCGCAGGCGTCGGCGAGCCCACCGTCATGCCGACGGGGGAGACCCGCGGCGACACGTGCCATGTGGACGTGGTGGACCAGTGGGGCAACATGGTCTCGGCGACTCCTTCCGGCGGCTGGCTGCAGTCCTCGCCCACCATTCCGGAACTGGGCTTCTGCCTGGGCTCACGGCTGCAGATGACCTGGCTGGAAGAAGGCGCACCGTCCACCCTGGCCGCGGGCAAGCGGCCCCGGACCACGCTGACGCCCACTTTGGTGCTCAAGGACGGCCAGCCGGTCACCGCCCTGGGCTCGCCCGGCGGCGACCAGCAGGACCAGTGGCAGCTGCTGTACCTGCTGCGCACGCTTGTTGGCGGATATTCTCCGCAGCAGGCCGTTGATGCCCCCGCCCTGCACACCACGTCCATCCCCGGATCCTTTTATCCGCGGACCTGGACACCCGGCGGAGCCGTGGTGGAGGACCGTCTGGGAGACGACGTCATTGAGGGCCTCGAAGCCCGCGGCCATGTGGTCACCCGGGCCGGGGACTGGGCCCTGGGCCGCCTGTCCTCAGTGGTCAGCGATCCGGCCACCGGACTGCTCAAGGCAGCCGCCAACCCGAGGGGAGCACAGGGATATGCAGCAGGACGCTAA
- a CDS encoding ABC transporter permease, which yields MLRYLGTRLWQSALTLVLASLVIFFGVRQLPGDPALAMAGEEATPEQVEAVREQLGLNESVITQYGKFIGNMFRGDFGTSTRTGTAVTDLIATTLPVTLWLSAYAIAVAVIVGILFGVIAERFRGRWPEWAANGFALIGLSVPNFWLGILAILYLSVTLGWFPASGYVDITEDPLRGIYYLTLPALILGTGLAAVIMRQTRASMIETMNTDYVRTARAKGLGRGRVLMRYGLRNSLIVVVTIVGLQLGGLISGAVVTERIFALPGFGKLTLDAVFTRDYPVIQAVVLIITVSYIVINLAVDILYSLINPRIRVGGSN from the coding sequence ATGCTCCGTTATCTTGGTACGCGGCTGTGGCAGTCCGCGCTCACGCTGGTCCTGGCCTCACTGGTGATCTTCTTCGGCGTCCGCCAGTTGCCCGGCGATCCGGCCCTGGCCATGGCCGGAGAGGAAGCCACTCCCGAGCAGGTGGAAGCCGTCCGGGAGCAACTGGGACTCAATGAATCCGTGATCACCCAGTACGGAAAGTTCATCGGCAACATGTTCCGGGGCGACTTTGGGACTTCCACCCGGACCGGGACGGCCGTCACGGACCTGATTGCCACCACGCTGCCGGTCACCCTGTGGCTGTCCGCCTACGCCATTGCCGTGGCCGTGATCGTGGGCATCCTGTTCGGCGTCATTGCTGAACGCTTCCGCGGCCGGTGGCCGGAATGGGCGGCCAACGGCTTTGCCCTGATTGGCCTGTCCGTTCCGAATTTCTGGCTGGGCATCCTGGCCATCCTGTACCTGTCCGTGACGCTGGGCTGGTTCCCGGCTTCAGGCTACGTGGACATTACCGAGGATCCGCTGCGCGGGATTTACTACCTGACTCTGCCGGCACTGATCCTGGGCACCGGGCTGGCAGCCGTCATCATGCGCCAGACCAGGGCCTCGATGATTGAGACCATGAACACCGACTACGTCCGGACCGCCCGCGCCAAAGGCCTGGGACGGGGCCGGGTCCTGATGCGCTACGGGCTGCGCAACTCCCTGATCGTGGTGGTCACGATTGTGGGCCTGCAGCTCGGCGGGCTGATCTCCGGTGCCGTGGTGACCGAGCGGATCTTCGCCCTGCCCGGTTTCGGCAAGCTCACCCTGGACGCCGTTTTCACCCGCGACTATCCGGTCATCCAGGCCGTGGTCCTGATCATCACCGTCTCCTACATTGTGATCAACCTGGCCGTGGACATCCTGTACTCCCTGATCAATCCGCGCATCCGAGTCGGAGGAAGCAACTAA
- a CDS encoding dipeptide ABC transporter ATP-binding protein, which yields MQQDAKTTHPDMLLAVRDLEVSFGGTPVLHGISLNLRRGERVAIVGQSGSGKSTTVAAVLRLLPGSGRITGGSIELDGVDLAAAPEARMRGIRGRQIGLVPQDPMSNLNPAMKVGAQIADALISNGSQGVTDNNREGVKRRAVELMAEAGIPDAERRYGQYPHEFSGGMRQRVLIAIALAGDPELLIADEPTSALDVTVQRQILNHLQKLVEARGTTLLFITHDLGLAADRTDRIIVMSDGRIGEEGTPRQILLDPQQEYTKTLVAAAPSVSAALSPEDSSAAAAPEDHDPEPVVRVSRLAKEFKLRGQRGQVVRALKDVSFTVAKGTTTAVVGESGSGKTTVARILLGLDAPSGGEALVGGQSISASRGPERRRLRRMVQPVFQDPYGSLDPTFSIERLIDEPLRIFGIGDRTSRRNRVAELLDQVALPRSIAQRRPNELSGGQRQRVGIARALAPEPELLICDEAVSALDVLVQDQILSLLADLQDRLGLTYLFITHDLAVVRQIAHNVVVMKAGEVIENGTADQIFLAPQQDYTSELLSAIPGAAFAR from the coding sequence ATGCAGCAGGACGCTAAAACCACTCATCCGGACATGCTGCTGGCCGTCCGGGACCTGGAGGTCAGTTTCGGCGGCACTCCAGTGCTGCACGGCATCAGCCTTAACCTGCGCAGGGGTGAGCGGGTGGCGATCGTGGGGCAGTCCGGATCCGGCAAGTCCACCACTGTTGCGGCGGTCCTGCGGCTGCTGCCCGGCAGCGGAAGGATCACCGGGGGCTCCATTGAGCTCGACGGCGTGGACCTTGCCGCCGCACCCGAAGCCCGGATGCGGGGCATCCGCGGCCGGCAGATCGGGCTGGTTCCCCAAGACCCCATGTCCAACCTCAATCCGGCGATGAAGGTGGGAGCGCAGATTGCCGACGCCTTGATCAGCAACGGCAGCCAGGGCGTCACGGACAACAACCGGGAGGGCGTCAAGCGCCGTGCGGTGGAACTCATGGCCGAAGCGGGCATCCCTGATGCCGAACGGCGCTACGGCCAGTATCCGCACGAGTTTTCCGGCGGCATGCGCCAGCGCGTGCTCATCGCGATTGCCCTTGCCGGCGATCCGGAACTGCTGATCGCAGATGAACCCACTTCCGCCCTGGACGTGACAGTGCAGCGGCAGATCCTGAACCACCTGCAGAAGCTGGTGGAGGCGCGCGGCACCACCCTGCTGTTCATCACACACGACCTCGGGCTGGCGGCGGACCGCACCGACCGGATCATCGTGATGTCGGACGGCAGGATTGGGGAGGAAGGCACACCGCGGCAAATCCTGCTGGATCCGCAGCAGGAGTACACGAAAACGCTGGTGGCGGCAGCGCCGTCGGTCTCGGCCGCTTTGTCGCCTGAAGACTCATCAGCCGCGGCGGCGCCGGAAGATCATGATCCGGAACCGGTGGTGCGGGTTAGCCGCCTGGCGAAGGAGTTCAAGCTCCGGGGACAGCGCGGGCAGGTGGTGCGGGCTCTCAAAGACGTGTCCTTCACCGTGGCCAAGGGAACCACCACCGCCGTCGTGGGTGAATCCGGATCCGGCAAGACGACGGTGGCGCGCATTTTGCTCGGACTGGATGCGCCCAGCGGCGGGGAGGCGCTGGTGGGAGGACAATCCATCTCCGCCAGCCGCGGTCCGGAACGGCGCCGGCTCCGGCGGATGGTGCAGCCGGTTTTTCAGGATCCCTACGGCTCACTGGATCCAACCTTCAGTATTGAGCGGCTGATCGACGAACCGCTGCGCATCTTTGGCATCGGCGACCGCACCAGCCGCCGCAACCGCGTGGCTGAGCTGCTGGATCAGGTGGCGCTGCCGCGCAGCATCGCCCAGCGCCGGCCGAATGAGCTTTCCGGCGGCCAACGCCAGCGGGTAGGCATCGCACGTGCACTGGCTCCCGAGCCGGAGCTGTTGATCTGCGACGAAGCAGTGTCCGCACTGGATGTTCTGGTGCAGGACCAGATCCTGTCGCTGCTGGCCGATTTGCAGGACCGCTTGGGGCTGACCTATCTGTTCATCACTCATGACCTCGCCGTCGTCCGGCAGATTGCACATAATGTAGTAGTCATGAAAGCCGGAGAAGTCATTGAGAACGGAACAGCGGATCAGATCTTCCTGGCTCCGCAGCAGGATTACACCTCGGAGCTCTTGAGCGCGATCCCGGGAGCGGCATTTGCCCGCTGA
- a CDS encoding ABC transporter substrate-binding protein, whose translation MASFRTSHSLPGRGWTGIKAAAAGGAAVLLLSACAPIQALEPAPERQDVPAAELDGRTVIEGGDLVMALSAEPDRLDPTTSSSLYTRYVMQTMCQKLYDIDAEGELAPQLATELPEISADGLTVSIPLRTDAVFADGSPFNAEAAKTTLERHLTLEGSTRKGELGPISGISAVGEFLLEITYETPFAPLTAALADRAGMMLSPTALEQAGDAFGDHPVCVGPFKFKERVPQTSISVERDPLYYDAGAVHLDTITYRIMTDANIRAANLRSGDVQVADTISPQDVDALVQEQGLGILQIGSLGYQAMTVNLGNVDGTGEPPGDLGTPLSRQADIRRALSMSIDREALVNTVFNSWYEPACSPVSPDSPYASELSEDCVDYDPEAALALLESTGAPVPFPITMQVTNSPDTLRYAQALQAAVSEGGFDLTILPVEYSTLLDVQTRGDFEALQLGWSGRIDPHGNMSNFLKTGGGNNYSGYSNPEVDRLLTEAAQSTDSDTRAALYGKVVEQVHKDNPILYLYRVRSLTGYTKDVAGVATYPDGVVRLGTAAFVEKEG comes from the coding sequence ATGGCATCATTTCGCACCTCACACAGCCTGCCGGGGCGGGGTTGGACTGGAATCAAAGCCGCCGCCGCGGGCGGTGCCGCAGTCCTGCTGCTAAGTGCCTGTGCACCGATCCAGGCCCTCGAACCTGCTCCGGAGCGCCAGGATGTTCCTGCCGCCGAGCTGGATGGAAGAACCGTCATTGAAGGCGGAGACCTGGTCATGGCCCTCTCCGCCGAACCCGACCGACTGGACCCCACCACTTCATCCTCCCTGTACACGCGCTATGTCATGCAGACCATGTGCCAGAAGCTCTACGACATTGACGCGGAGGGTGAGCTGGCACCGCAGCTGGCTACCGAGCTTCCGGAAATCTCAGCGGACGGACTGACCGTCAGCATTCCACTGCGGACGGACGCTGTCTTCGCGGACGGAAGCCCCTTCAATGCCGAGGCTGCGAAGACAACCCTGGAACGGCACCTGACGCTGGAGGGATCCACCCGCAAGGGCGAGCTGGGTCCGATCAGCGGCATCAGCGCCGTCGGGGAGTTCCTGCTGGAGATCACCTATGAAACACCCTTCGCCCCGCTGACCGCGGCCCTGGCCGACCGCGCCGGGATGATGCTCTCGCCCACGGCCCTGGAGCAGGCAGGGGACGCCTTCGGCGACCATCCGGTCTGCGTTGGCCCCTTCAAGTTCAAGGAACGGGTTCCCCAGACATCCATTTCGGTGGAACGCGACCCGCTGTATTACGACGCCGGCGCCGTCCATCTGGACACCATCACCTACCGCATCATGACGGACGCCAACATCCGCGCGGCCAACCTGCGCTCGGGCGACGTGCAGGTGGCGGACACCATTTCGCCCCAGGACGTGGATGCGCTGGTCCAGGAGCAAGGCCTCGGCATCCTGCAGATCGGTTCACTGGGCTACCAGGCAATGACGGTCAACCTCGGCAATGTGGACGGCACCGGAGAGCCGCCCGGCGACCTCGGCACGCCTCTTTCCCGGCAGGCGGACATCCGCCGGGCACTGTCCATGTCCATTGACCGGGAAGCCCTGGTCAACACGGTGTTCAACAGCTGGTATGAACCGGCGTGTTCGCCGGTGTCTCCGGACAGTCCGTATGCTTCAGAGCTGAGTGAAGACTGCGTGGACTATGATCCGGAGGCCGCGCTCGCCCTGCTGGAATCCACCGGAGCCCCGGTGCCGTTTCCCATCACCATGCAGGTCACCAACTCCCCGGACACGCTGCGCTACGCACAGGCGCTGCAGGCGGCAGTTTCCGAGGGTGGCTTTGACCTGACCATCCTCCCGGTGGAGTATTCAACTCTGCTGGACGTCCAGACCCGCGGTGATTTTGAAGCCCTTCAGCTGGGTTGGTCGGGCCGGATTGATCCGCACGGCAACATGTCCAACTTCCTGAAGACCGGCGGGGGCAACAACTACTCCGGTTATTCCAATCCCGAGGTGGACCGGCTGCTCACCGAAGCTGCCCAGTCCACTGATTCGGACACACGGGCCGCACTCTACGGAAAAGTGGTCGAGCAGGTGCACAAAGACAATCCCATCCTGTACCTGTACCGGGTGCGCAGCCTGACCGGCTACACCAAGGATGTTGCCGGTGTGGCGACCTACCCCGACGGCGTGGTCAGGCTTGGTACTGCAGCATTCGTGGAAAAGGAGGGCTGA